The genomic interval GGGGCGGCATCGTCCGCACGGCCGACGCCGTGGAGGGCATCGTGCTCAAAGGCGTGGACGGGAGTTTCGACTGGCGCTTCTTCCGGGAGTGGCTCACGGAGGGCGAACTGCCCCGCGTGGGGGATTCGGTCCGCACGAAGGACGCGCTGCTGTCGCGGACGCTGGCCGACCGGTTGCGGCTGGGCGTGGGCGACCGTGTCGAGATGCTCTTCGTCGAGCCGGGCGAGCTGCCGCGCCGCGACCGGTTCAAGGTCTCGGGCATCTATGCTTCGGGGCTGGAGGACATGGACGGGGCGGTGGTGCTGACCGATCTGCGCAACGTGCAGCGGCTGGCCGAATGGACGCCGGAGAAGGTCTCGGGCTACGAGATTCTGCTCGACGACCTCGCCGGGGCGGACGCCTTCGCCGCGCGGCTGAGCGACGCGCTGCTCTACGACGAGTCGGACGATACGCGCAATCTGGTGGCCACGAGCGTCATGGAGCGCTATCCGAACATCTTCGACTGGCTCCGGGCGCACGACGTGAACGGGGCGGTGATCGTCGTCATCATGCTCGTCGTGGCCTTTTTCAACATGGCCTCGGCGCTGATGATCCTCGTGCTCGAACGCACGCGGATGATCGGGCTGCTCAAGGCGTTCGGAATGCCCGACGGGCAGTTGCGGCGCATCTTCCTGTGGCGGGCCGCCTTCATCACGCTGCGCGGGCTGGCGTGGGGAAACGCTGCGGGCGTCGGGCTGTGCCTGTTGCAGCGGGCGACGCATCTGGTGAAGCTCGACGCCGAGGGATACCTGCTCTCCGAGGTGCCCGTGGCGTTGGGGTGGGGCTGGTGGCTGCTGCTCAACGCGGGATTCGTCGCGGCGATCGTCGCGCTGCTCGTCGTGCCGGCCTGCGTGGTCTCCACCGTCAAGCCCGAAGAGACGATAAGATACGAATGAGAAAGAGATGAAACCGTACGATACCGATCAGACCAAGAAGGAGGAGGTCCGCGAGATGTTCGACCGCATCGCACCGCGTTACGACCTTCTGAACCACACGCTTTCGATGAACGTGGACCGCCTGTGGCGCCGCCGTGTGGTGCGCGAGGTGCGGCGGGCCGCGCCGCGGCGGATTCTGGACGTGGCCACCGGCACGGGTGACCTGGCCATCGAGATGGCGCGCCGCATCGCCGGAGTGCAGGTGCTCGGGGTGGACCTCTCGGAGGAGATGCTCGCCGTGGCGCGCCGCAAGGTCGAACAGCGGGGGCTGGACGGACGGATCGTTCTCGACTGCGGGGATGCCGAACGCCTCGCGGCGGCCGACGGCTCGGTGGATGTGGCGACCGTGGCGTTCGGGGTCCGGAACTTCGGCGACCTCGAGGCGGGGCTCCGGGAGATGGCCCGGGTCGTGAGGCCCGGGGGGCGCGTCGTGATTCTGGAGTTCTCGCGTCCCCGGAACCGGCTGTTCCGGACGTTGTACGAATTTTACTCCTACCGGATTCTGCCGCGTATCGGCGGGGCGGTGTCGCACGACCGGCGGGCGTACGAGTATCTTCCGGCTTCGGTCGGGGAGTTTCCCCCGCCGGAGGAGTTCCTCGGGATGATGGCCCGGGCCGGATTCCGCGACTGCCGGGCCCGGAGCCAGAGTTTCGGCATCGCGCAAATCTATGTCGGGGAGCGATGACGGCGCGGTGCGGAGGTGTCGGACGGACGCTGCGCCGTGCTGCGGCGAGGCTGCTGCTCGTGTCGCTGGCGGCGCTGGCTGCCGCCGCGTGCGGCAGGACGGAGCCGGAGGCCGTGCGCGTCGAGGCCGTCGAACGTTTCGAACGGCTGGGGTCGGCCGGGGCCGATGCGGTGCTGCGCGTGCATAACGGGACGGGGCATACCCTGAAGATCCGGCGCGTGCGTCTGGACGTCTTCTATGCCGGGAAGCGCGTGGGGACGCTCCGTCTGCACGAGCCGGTCCGCATTCCGCGCCGGGCGACGACCCTCGTCGGAACCCGCTGGCGGCTGGAGACGTCGGATCCGATGGCCTTCTACGTCGTCGAGCGGCGCCTCGGCGAGGGTGATCTCTCGCGGATCGGGCTGTCGTACGAGCTCCGGGCGCGCAGCGGCGTGGTTCCCGTGAAAATTTCCGGCGATATGATGCCGTTGTCGGAATTTTTGAATACCTTTGGAC from Alistipes dispar carries:
- a CDS encoding ABC transporter permease, with protein sequence MNLSFFIARRMARPSPENRPGVMERIAVVSVALGVAVMILALAVILGFKREVAAKMTGFAGHVAVTDVRGVGTLDAEPVVRSAHVEELIRTTEGFRAMAPYALRGGIVRTADAVEGIVLKGVDGSFDWRFFREWLTEGELPRVGDSVRTKDALLSRTLADRLRLGVGDRVEMLFVEPGELPRRDRFKVSGIYASGLEDMDGAVVLTDLRNVQRLAEWTPEKVSGYEILLDDLAGADAFAARLSDALLYDESDDTRNLVATSVMERYPNIFDWLRAHDVNGAVIVVIMLVVAFFNMASALMILVLERTRMIGLLKAFGMPDGQLRRIFLWRAAFITLRGLAWGNAAGVGLCLLQRATHLVKLDAEGYLLSEVPVALGWGWWLLLNAGFVAAIVALLVVPACVVSTVKPEETIRYE
- the ubiE gene encoding bifunctional demethylmenaquinone methyltransferase/2-methoxy-6-polyprenyl-1,4-benzoquinol methylase UbiE, with the translated sequence MKPYDTDQTKKEEVREMFDRIAPRYDLLNHTLSMNVDRLWRRRVVREVRRAAPRRILDVATGTGDLAIEMARRIAGVQVLGVDLSEEMLAVARRKVEQRGLDGRIVLDCGDAERLAAADGSVDVATVAFGVRNFGDLEAGLREMARVVRPGGRVVILEFSRPRNRLFRTLYEFYSYRILPRIGGAVSHDRRAYEYLPASVGEFPPPEEFLGMMARAGFRDCRARSQSFGIAQIYVGER
- a CDS encoding LEA/WHy family protein — translated: MTARCGGVGRTLRRAAARLLLVSLAALAAAACGRTEPEAVRVEAVERFERLGSAGADAVLRVHNGTGHTLKIRRVRLDVFYAGKRVGTLRLHEPVRIPRRATTLVGTRWRLETSDPMAFYVVERRLGEGDLSRIGLSYELRARSGVVPVKISGDMMPLSEFLNTFGLSEDDIKEYLK